The Mastomys coucha isolate ucsf_1 unplaced genomic scaffold, UCSF_Mcou_1 pScaffold20, whole genome shotgun sequence nucleotide sequence TTGCaggtgtaatatatattataaagaaaataaacatctagTAGATGTCAACAATGAATAGCTGTTCTGTTTATCTTAATCACCACAATCCTGTACCTTCCTGCTGCTTTATAAAAATCCAACTGAATATCAAATTATAACTTACTTAAAACTGACTAAACTACAAGGCTGGAGTTAGGTTAATGGCTGAAAGCATGCACCACCCATCTAAAGGCccagagttcagttccagcacccatatagagTGGGTCACAAATATCTTGGTTAACTTCAGTTTAATGGACTCTGACACCCATAGTTTTAGTAGGTACGTACACTTAGGtgcataatacataatatatatattcaaataataaaaataaatctttaaaaacaaagctacagggctgaagagatggctcagtggttaagagctctgtcTGACTGTTCTTCtataagtcctgagttcaattcccaacaaccacatggtgactcacaaccatcagtaatgaagTTTGATGCCCagttgtggtgtgtctgaagacagcgacagtatattcacacacattaaataaataaataaataaaccctttaaacatatatttaaaaaaacaaagctgcAGCTTGGTGTGATGATGCTGTTAGTGTACACCTTTAAactcagcattctggaggcataggtaggtggatctctgtgaattcaagttccaagacagtcatgGCTACTTTCTTAAAAGTTGTTTTGGCAGACACATTGTTAATCCTTGTACTTTGGACACAAAGAGGTAGGTAGGTATCTAccaattcaaggcctgcctggtcaacatactgagttccaggagacAGCCAGGGATATCTAGAGGTACCCTGTctcaacagcttttttttttccttaactcaAAGCTAACAAGTTTTTGACTTTGTACTTAAATTTCTCTATGCAAGTTATTTTGAAGTCTCCTTTATTTTTTCACATCCACGTCTCTGCTATTTGCTGTAACAGTGGTTATCGTGAAAGCATCCTAGATTGCTATATCTGACCTGGGCTTTTGAGCATTTCTTTCATTGATGTACTTCTAGCCCCCTAATCCTTAAATCCCATCTTTGTCTAATCTCTTGTTATATTCACTTTTCCTTTGGGGAACCAATACTTTCCTTTTATGAACTGAACACTCATGTGCTCTTGAAATGTCTGTTCAAATTGTAGCCCGCAATGGGATAAACTGAGAATTTGGAAAGTAATTAGGTCGCGAGGGCAAAGCCATCACACTGGACAGCTTTctttataaaagagaaacaagacagaGCATCTACCTCTTTTCTTCCTATAAAAGCATAGATCTCGCACTCCCCAGCTCCACAACTGTGACAAACTTCTGGTGCCTAAACTTCCCTATTTATGACACTTATCATAGCCACCTCAAATATTACTGTCTTACCACCACAgacctttcatttttattcacgTTGCTGTTTCTAAGTTACCTACTCCACATTCACTTCATTCCAATCTTAAGTCTGATGAGAAGCCGTTATATGTCACTTTTGTTTTCAAGAGAAACATTGTTCTTTCAATGGAAAGAATAAtgaatcaaaaaccaaaatagttCAACAGTGGTAAGCATCATCCTCCCATCTCATCTCACACTTGTCAAAGAAAGGATACAGCTAAATCTATTTTCCGTGGGCAGGATAAAGAAAATTCCCTTTAATTCTTTTAACTGAAACCAAGAGTCTTTAGACTGAGCAGTCAGGATtaaggggcaggcagatctctgagttcaaggccagagtgagttctTAGACATCCAAGGATACATACAGAAACCCCATCCTCAAAAAATTCTCTTAGGTGACAGAAAAATTAACAATGATACATAGTATACATTGCTTGgggatagaagaaaaaataaacagacttCATTTATTCCAGGCTTTCAAATCCCTAGATTTAGTTCTCTTCATTTCTACTTCAATATGGCAACTTTCTTCAATTTCTACCTTTTATTACCTACAGGTAACTCAAGGCTCAGGCTATGCCACAAACAACTGGGtctaagacaggatttctctgtgtagaccaggctagcctagaattcagagatctgtctgcctctgcctcctgggtgctgggattaaaggtgtgtgctgtcaTCTCTAGCCAGCTCTAACAACAGGGTCTTAATGCAGCAACATTCCACCGCCAGTTCACGTGGCCTCACATCAGCCTGTGTCATCATTTTCCAAGGCACTGGTAACTGGCATAACTACTGGAATTATCTGGTACATTTTCTGAAAAACATTTATACAATACTCTAATATGTTCTTTGGTCAAACATCCAAATTCTAGttcttttttctcctattttttttaacatttcttagaGGCAGATACATCCCCTTAAAATTCCTAAGACAAAATTACAATACCTGTTTACTGTTTCTTGggcatattattaaaaatatatatcagacAGACTGTTTCAGCGTGGCTAGTAAATTTCCAGTTGTATCTTTAGAGGACAGCAACTTATGAACTTAAAAGCCAAATTATAGTTGGGTTAAGCAAGTTTTAAGCAAATAAagagtaaatcttaaaaactgCTATACATAGTACTAAAGAACACCTATCTACCACAGACACTTTCCCCAGGTGTTAGTCAAAGAAGGCTCACTGAGTctcttcctgagtgctaaggTAAACAACTTCTGGCTGCTTAGAAACAGCTGGATGTAGCAGAAAACATATGGGACACTTTAAATAGATAAACTGCACGACATGAAATTATACTCAAATACAGCAATATTTTTGGTAACGTGAGGGTCtgcatgtaaaatattaaaacattaatataaGAATGATTTCACTTGGGAAACCAATATTCTGTGTGAAtgaatacattcttttaaaaaaattgctataCAGACCACTCCTCTGGGAAGATGTTAAAGGTTATCTATGAGGCTCATGGCAAAATTTAATTTCAACTGACTTCCATTTCTTCCCACTAATCCTCACCCAAAATCTTTGAATCAGACGAAGAAGAAACAGCCTAGTGAAGCACCCAAGAGACCAGAGTTGCCCATACTTCAACAGCAGCAGCTTCTGAAGCCTTAGGAAGTGCCAACCCTGAGTCCCAGCTAAGTCAAGGGGCAGAGGCTCTTCAAAGTTCACTATAACGATAAGGGAATTTTACCTGCACATCCCATTTTAAGAAAACTACCACATAGCCACATCTGTTACAATATGCTTTCCTGcaatttttaacaattttgtTCCTTACCTTATATTGTTCATTGGGACCCAGTTTGTTCCAAGGctctgggttgttcttcctgtcccagctaaaatggataaaatattataattattacgGTAATAAAACACTACTTATAATAGTTCCTTAGAAAATACTTCCTTATTAGGCATTAGTTTCATCACAGAGTTAAACAGAAGTAGAATTTATACATAAACAAGCAGGCAATGGTAAATCCCAGAACAATGCTCTTAGGGATATCTGTCTTCATAACAGGAACGTTTGTGTTTGGCTTTTCGCCGTTTTCCAACTACAAAAAGAATCTGTTTATTGAGGAAAAGTAGGTTACATTCACATACAACAGGAAACATGATTAAGTATTTTATAAACAGCAActgttgccaggcatggtggtgcacgcctttaattccagcactagagaGACCAATCTGAtttacacagtgagatccaggacagccagatgtATATTGTGAGGAGGTCTCAGAACAACAGCcataacaaaaacaagcaaacaaacaaacaaacaaacaaaaactcaagtaCTATCCAACCTTCAAAATGTAAGAGTTGGCACTAGCAATACTACTTTGCCAATAGGGAACTAAAACTTGGGGAGATAGAGGTAAGCTCATGAAGCCAGCACAGTAAATGCCAGCAGCTGAAGCAGCCCTGAGCTGGCTGCAAGGCTACAAAACTGTAGTCGTTTCTATTCCGTTACCTCTCCCCATGACTGTGGTCTCCAGCCCAGATTTTTAGCCATCCAAAGTATTAAAGCTTTTTACACTCACCTGACATCTGGATTGAACATTGCCAAGCGCATCACATACAGTGCTGCTCCAGTACCCCCTGCTCCAATAAATACGAAGAGAGGAATCAACTAGAACCAAATGGACAAAAATGAGTAGCCATCATCACATTCCTTTATCGTATCCAAATAAGGGCACACTGGTTTCTTTCTACATACTTCCAAATCTACTATTTCGCTAACTTGTCCTACAATGGGAATAAAGGTTGAAGTTAGATTGAAGTAGAGCTTCTTTGAATTGTATTCTAAAGGCATGATCTGTAAAAAAGACATCACAGGATGGTTTTGGCTTTAAGAGTTCAACTTTCTTACATGGAGTAAATGATATCGACAAATAATCCTACCAAGTACATTCACCTTGAGCAACGTTCCCATTACATTTTATTGCTTCTCTGGAAGTAATGGGAAATACTTTCCTGGAAGACTGGGAGGGGAATCCCTTTGGAAACTACTCAAAAGTAGCCCTGAAAAGTTCTGTGAACGTTATATAACCTCTGTGAAATAAAGAGCATACATAACTAGCTGTCAGAAATGTCTATTAAAAGCACTGGTCTTAGGAATGAATCCTGAAAACGGATTGCTGTTAATTTTGCTGAGTATTTAGAAAACCAGGCTTAAGGCAAAGATTAAGGCCCGCCAATGGGAGTTTTAGGTACACAGCACCCTACTATATTGAGCTATACTGGACGAAAGTGACATGTCAAGAAAACTTAACTAAATTTTACAAATGTcaagttttccaagcaaaatGGGGATTACAAGATGACGATCCCTTGCATTTTTGAAGGCTTGGTGGTGCAATGCAGTGAATATAAAAGCCTCAAAAGGCAGCTTGGCCTATCTTGGATTCTAATCACTCAATGTTCCACTTCCCTTGGGACCAAGTAACCTGAGAGATCGTGGCCACAGTGTTCTTACACTCAGAATGTTTACCTTTCTCCCTGATGTCTGCCACATTCTGCTTCAGGTAACCTCACCTCCAccatctcccccgccccccagtaGAGGCCCAACAATAAAATGTATCCCCAAGGATCAGAGAAAAGAGAGCGTCCCCAGGGGACACGGGCAGGCGCAACCACAGCTAAGAGGCCACCCTCTTAGCAAAGATCGTGAACTTACGCTGGGATGCTTCTTGGCTTGCCCGAGGATCTGGCGGAGCATGTTTGCGGCACAGGCCTACCTACACGAAGAGAGATTAGGACACACACTAACCCGCTTCTGCAACCAGGCTGAGCGGACGTCCAAAGTCACCCAGGACCTCCTACCTGAAGGACCCCTGGCTCTGAAGGCAGCCTGCCGCAGGAAAGCCCGGATGCGGCTGTCCTCTACGGTGCCTGAATAGGTGGTCAGCCCTCGCGCGACCGCCCTAACAGGCTCGACCGCTTCTTCCCATTGTTAAGCTCAGCATCCATCCGTTCTCCACGATGCGTCTTTTTGATAGGTTTATTTTTTGCATAGAAATCAGAGCTTCTCGACTCATGAGACAGGCACTTTCCGGGACGGTCTGCATGTAGATCAGGGTCATCCCGCGGTCCTCTGGAAGTGCGCTCGGCCGGCGCGGCTTCTTTAGCGGCGCCTCCCGGCCCGGGCAGTGCGCTGTCGCGCTTGGGGGCGCGCGTGTGGGGCGCGCGCCGGGCCGCCTAGAGGTCCCCGGAGGGAGCTGCCAGGCGCCTCTGCAGGCTCAGCGCCCAGATCCCGCAGGACAGGTCGTGTCTCCAGCCGCCAGGGTCAACGGCTGCGGTTTAAGGCTACAGCTGCTTCCTGTCTTTCACTGGCGCTTAGGGACAGAAGTTGAAACACTAGTAAGTGACATAAAGATGGCCATAGTTTCTACAGTGTGATTTCTGGATTCTTAGGTCACAGGTCACGGCACTATTGAAGAGTCGTCGCCCCCCAAGAAGTTTTGCAACATGccaccatctcttttttttttttggtccagatATCGCATCCTTAAAAGTATCATCACTGGTCTTGTTCTAGAACTTAACCTTTTCTGCCACCCTAATTCAACATTCATTTATCTCTTTGCAAAtttactttcaaccaaaagtcctTCCTTTGGGCGGGTTTAATGGGCACTTTCGAATCAGAGCCAACAGTTTGGACTCCCTCCATATCTTAaaacttttcaaataataaaactaaaaagagactGCTAAACTGAAGCGGTAGCATTGGCCCAGTACAGGCTTTTTAGGTGGAGGTGTGTAAGGAAGACACTTCACATGAAGGCATGAAGCATACAGTCTGCCATGGAAGGAACATAAAAGGGAAGGCAAAGTAGGAGCCACATCTGAGCCAGAGACCACTTACACAAGGACTTTATGTTCGGGACTTTAGGAAGCTCAACAATAAGATTATATGGTTGAAAAGAATTCCTTTGGTTATGAAGAGTGGAGTAGAGAAAAGGGCTATTGTAGTTGTCCCAAGGGAAGGAATGTAAtattgggaggaaaaaaaaatcaaatatttctgaGAAAATTTTGTAGTATCAATGGGACCGGATAGTTGGATAGCTATGGGTGAATGAGGGAAAAAGAATAGTATGGGAACTTTAGTGGTGACCAGCCGTCAAAATATCCATGCCAATTACTGATGAGTGTCTATGCAAAACCCACGGTATTTCTAGAGAGCAGAATACATATCTAGAGTAGAAAATAAATGGAATCATTTTCTTAGTTAGGAAATGAGCTGTATGGCTAAAATAACTTAGGAGATAGAGTGAGAAAAGATTCAGGATCAGACTGAGGAATTCAAGTATGCTTGTTTGGCTAAAACCTTCAAGGAGGGAACCATGAATGATAAACTGTGAAGGTTAGGAATATAAAGGCTACCATTGtttgatttcctttctctctctctctctctctctctctctctctctctctctctctctctctctctctctaccatatcttgttgcttttgcttttgttttggctggtctctgactcaagatcctcctgactcagccttccaAGAGTTGACATTTCAGACACACACCTCTATGAACAACATTCAGCTTCTAGGGATTTagttttgaagggaaaaaaaaagtactgtgaTCTAACAGACCTACCATGTTGACTAAGAAGAGCAGGTAATGCACAGATAACTTTAGATAATTATAGATGtgccaataaaataaagaatagtgAAAAATGACacggaggaggcagaggaaagaagatTATCAGGCAGAGTGGGCAAGGAAAGATGCCTCTGGGGATATCATCTGAGTTGAAACCTAAACGAAAGGAAGAAATTACCAAGGTATTATAACAAACAGCAAGAGGCTCTCCAGACATAGCaatggaggagagaaaaagaagatcaCCGAGAGAGTAACAATCTCGGTAATACTTTATATACTATGGTAACAAGTATGGGTATATTAAAAATTAGTACAGAAAGTACTGAGATGTGAACAAGAGCAGTAATGCTAGTGAGTATAGCCAGGCTGCGAGCAACAGAATTACATGAGGGGAGGACCTTTTGCTGAACATTTTATTTGGAATGATAAAGATTGGTAATAAAAAGTAACTAGATATACAGAAATGCTACAATTCAATAGAAAGTAAAGTCTAGAAGTTTgctgtttgttgatttttaaaataatattattggCCTAGTTCCTAGACATAATAATATGACAGCCAGGTGTAGCCTTCTGAAATATTAACCAAGCAGAATTACACAATTTAAATTTGACTGTAACGAACCAACAGGTCAGATTGTCAGAGCTTAAATTTTGCATATTAAAGTTAGGGGAAAGAATATTCGAGCTGCATTTTAAGTAGGGCTGGAGACAGTAGAGGTGACAGTTTAGAAAAGCCAATGTAGAGGGGGCATTGCAAACTTCACTATCTTTCAGCAGtagggactgtgtgtgtgtatggtagaTTATATCATTTACAAATTCCTCTTGTTTACCTTTAGAAAGAGAGGTCATTTCACTGCCTCGGTGACATCAGCTTTGATCAGGTGACTTTCTTTAGTAGGAAATGGAACGTGGGAATTCCACCTGTCATACAGAATTGTTGGCTCCCATGTGTGCTGCTCccgctcttcttttttttccatcatGACAAGAGCAAGTTATGTTGTAAACAGTGGCTGCTTTACCAGCTTGGGTGTGGGATTGAACACTATTCGGAAAGAGCCATTGTGTACCTATGAGAGGGGTGtaaaaagtgggaaagaaagcTTTCTTGTTTCAAGTCATAGTAATTGGGATTAGCAGCatagtctgtctcaaaaataattacaGGTTTTACCAATGATGCAGGGTTCAAATAGAAAAGAAGCAGAGTATATATTGTTAAAAGAATTCTTAGATTTGGGTTTTAAAAACTGTGACTGTTTGAGATATGAATTGACATTACATTTCTCCAGTTAGAGGAGAGAATCAGGTAGAAAGACATGCTTGTGCTTATGAACTCCTTACATGGATTCAAGCCAAGAACCAAGGAAGAGCACTGACAAAATCAGGGTCTAGTTAAAGTCTATTACCTAGGCAAGTCTGTGGCAACGTATACCCAATGACATGTCAGTGCTTGTATATAGCCCTCATTCTCTTCACTGTATGTATCCAGTCTCCAGGCTCTGTTCTACAGTAGAaatttatgtgtgtctgttttaGGGCAATTAAAGTTTAATTCACAGATCTTCAGATCAGTCAAAAacagttctagaaaaaaaaaacacctagaAATCACAGTATTGGATTGGGAATGTAACTTAGTTGTGCATCACTTGCTTAATGTGTGTGAGCATTTTAGTTCCATCCTTAGCACCgaaaagaaactttaaagatgATGAAAGGagggaaaaacaagaaaga carries:
- the Ndufa4 gene encoding cytochrome c oxidase subunit NDUFA4; the protein is MLRQILGQAKKHPSLIPLFVFIGAGGTGAALYVMRLAMFNPDVSWDRKNNPEPWNKLGPNEQYKFYSVNVDYSKLKKEGPDF